Part of the Xenopus tropicalis strain Nigerian chromosome 3, UCB_Xtro_10.0, whole genome shotgun sequence genome, GCCCCCaggacagagaatagaaaggacaggcagacactgcttttaatagcaattatatatacaaataactataaaaccattacaaatatgaatgtctattgcaaagttgcttggaattaagTTTTAGTTAGGCATTAAATCAAATATTTTTGTGCTGTGAAAGGTGTTTGCTTAAAACACTGCTGTGCAACTACAAGTGGCCTCCAAGGCATTATTAATGCAATAGGGATCTCGGGTTTTAGGTGAAAAGCTTTCTATTCTTTCTAAAAATACCattgtggattaaaaaaaaacataagaacaGAGTGTGGAAAAACTTCTGACTCAACATTTGCATTCAGGAAGACGGTTTGATTTCTGCCCCAAGGAGTTCAGAAATTTAGGAATAAAGAAGTTGCTGAGTTAATTTACGCTAAAGAAGCAAAGCGCCCATCCTTCGCCTGTCACTATTGTAACGTTTCAATAAAGCTGGAAAGcgcaaggaattctgggaaggaaatgCAGTatcgaacctaaaaaaaaatcgcATTATATTGTGTACCCTATAGGCTTAGTATCACCCACAGGGTTTTAAGATGAAAGTTGATTCCACTTTCAACCGTAGACCGGGCATAAAGCTGCATTAGTAGGACACGCCCACCTACAGCTCAGTTGATACAGTAGTGTATGGGGCGTGACGTATTAGTCATGTGACAGGTTTTCCTAGTCAGGTGATAACGGGCGGAGACTGTGCTTGAAGCAGTGACATTCGGTTCTGTACCGTAGAGTCTGGGTACAAGTGTGTTACATAGAAGATGGCAGGGGGTCTAGCTCGGGGCAAGCTGATAGCGGTTATCGGGGACGAGGACACCTGCACCGGCTTTCTTCTTGGTGGAATCGGTGAGCTGAACAAGAACCGAAAACCTAATTTTTTGGTGGTGGAGAAGGAGACGAGCGTAACAGAGATCGAAGAAACGTTCAGGTGAGGGATAAGTGTCTTTCTGGTGAATAAATGGGGTAGCGTGATGATCCGCCACAGACAGGCATGTGTAGGCACTCGCATGGGTctagcaggggatgctgggatttgaaGGATGATAGTTATTTGGCCACATCTCCCTGTGCGATTAATTAGATGTAATGGCCGCTTAGAGTAACTATTAGAGTAGCTTAGATGTGCCTAAGAATATTTTGTGGTGCATTGCTATTGAGCCCCCCCCATGACCTTTAGTGTATGGAGCCTCATTCTTCCTCTTTGTGGGCATTATGGGACCTGACCTTACAGGACTGATCCAGTTCCCATGGCTGCAATGTGTAGGGTACAGCGTGTTTATTTACTGTAAACCTGAGTGACTGCATGGAGCAGCTTTTGGTGGAATTTGTAGCAACAGCCCAAACTGCATTTGTCAGTGTTCTGTGCCTTTCCCATCAGCGCCCCAGCATTTGTATTGGGCTTTAATTAAAGAGGTCATTTGCCTTTaaactatttgcagttggtcttcatgttttatttcttttattttctcagcagctcttcagtttggtattttagcagttatctggttgccagggtcttattACCCaagcgaccaggcagtggtttgtacATTTCTTTCTAGAGTGCATATCCCGCACATGCCTGTAACttgcctgtactaagcacagcTGAATTGTTTCACCAAATCATAGGAAGTCACTTGTAGAACGGACTCCagtaaaatgctgttttttttctgccatgtatctgctgtgCTCATGTTACACCTATCTATAGAGGTGCATACGTCTTATCTCTTTATTTCTAACACTTCTGTCACATGCAGCTACATGGGCACATCAGTCTTTAGTACAAAACATAAGGGTTTTTTCAATTTTCACCTTTTTAAGGTGTCAGTGGATCCAGGGCAATATCTCATTTGTAGCCCCCCCctgcagccatctcagtacattggtGATAGTATTTAAGCAGGTAATCTAGGATATAATAAGTCAAACAATAAAGAGATGGTCTATGTTTCCCAATGCATAATTGAGGTCCAGCTGCACCTCTCTGAGCTAAGGGCCATGGGAGCAGATAAACCATAGTACAATACAAAATGGGAAAACAAAATATAACATGAAACGGTCTATCTTTTATAGAGAATGTATAAATGTTATCTCCCGGTGGATTAAAACTACTGCTATTTCAGGGGGATGCCTCAAAATTTATAGCAGATAAAATGTCTGTCCTGACGGCCCCTAGGCCATTTGCCCATTTAATAAAACAGCCTGTTCTCTTATCATCAATGTTTGAGCAAAGCAACTCTTCTAAATATTGTACTTTAGTGGTCTTTCTTGTTCTGGCAACATTTGAGCCTCACCTCATTGGGGaagtataataaatacaacagGACCTGTTGGTTATTCTTTGCAATTACATAGACAGGAAAATACTGCTTTTACTTAAACTGCAGATGCCACATGTGATACTCATCAATGCCAACACCTGTACTGGCTTTTTCCAACCTCAGTGAACACAGCCCCTCTTACTCTCAACATTTGTTTTCTCATAGAGTATCCTGGGAGAGATCTACCATCCCAACTGCTGTGCACACAAGCAAAGAAAAGCCTTATAAATAactgtttaattatttcactaaTCTTCATGTTTTAACATAGGTTATTTTTATATCCAGTGTATGTTTACACAACATACCACTGTGCTATTATGTTGGTTTTGTTTTTCTCATTTCTTAACCTAGTAGTATATGTTATTAACAAGTAGACATGTAGATCACATGTTTAACATAAGTTTGAAATTGTGCTCTTATTCTTTTTACTGTTTGTTTACTTCTGTAATGGGTCTTTTCTATCTacaatttttgcagaagttttctAAATCGTGATGATATTGGGATTATTTTGATCAATCAGTTCATTGCAGAGATGATCCGTCATGCAATTGACGCGCACACTGTCTCCATTCCTGCAGTACTCGAGATCCCTTCAAAAGAACATCCGTATGATGCAACCAAGGACTCTATACTGCGCAGAGCCAAGGGAATGTTTACAGCAGAAGACTTGCGGTAACTCAGGAGACTTTTGAGCTCCTGCTGGGATCTGCTGAGAGGCTGGATTCCTTCTGTTGGTCATAGCCAATCTCCCTTTCCCATCTGAAATAATGCTGCTTATGTGTAGCAGCAAAGTCTTAAATGTTTATTGTGAAATTAAATTAGTCTCCCCTAATTTGTGTTTCCATGCTGTGTGTTATTTCTGCAACTTCCCAGTTGATTTGCTCTGCCCCCTTTCTAGTCTGTATTATCCTGACATGTCTCCATATTGCTTTTGCTGAGAAATAAACTATTTAAAATTAAGAGaatatttaaatttatttaaatgttgatCATGGCTACTATGAGGTCAGTGTTTAGCAGCTTACTTCAAATGTGTGTACATGTCTACACTGGCTGCTATAAATGCTTTTGAATAGAGACAAGTGTGCTATGGAACAAAACGTTTCTTTCTTAAACGCTTGTATATCATTGTGGTAAATCTGTGAATGCAGCACACATTAACAGTGCAAGACCAAGACGTTTCATATGTGTTTGCCATGTAATTGCAGTTGTGATATTTTCCCTAATAAAAAACAATCTATCATCATAGAACTATAAAAActctgtttcatttttattggttatttgcAGAAAAATTGCTTGTGTGTATGAAGCCATTGGAATCGATCTAAGCAACTAAAATATAACCAGTCCTTCATCAGCCACCCGACTCGTAGTTTAGGTGGCTGTAGTAAAAATGTTAAAGGTGTTGTTATGCTAGATGTGTGTCATTTAAAAATGGACCAATTTTTATGTGTGCAGCTGTGATTGCCAGCCCCAACTGCTGCTGCAAGTCAATCTAGTTTAATTCTAACTCTTTATGTTCTGGCAAACGTAGAGTCTGTGGTGCTGATATAAAAGTGCAATAGATTTAGCATCCCATCATATTTAGACATGCACATTAGGGAGAAGTGAGGGAGACAGGGCTGGCCTGCGCCTGCCAAAGCTGTGCCCTGCACTTTGCACTGGATTTTTATAACTGGagtgaggtgcagagtgcagcaggACACTGGATAGAAGTGCTCTGTGCATGAGTCCTAAGGTACGTGTTCTGGCACCTCTTAGTGCTCACTTTTGCTCATAATatacataaatgacccctataatacTTTATATCTCTAATAAATAGTCTCTCCAATTTGCCAAGGTAAGCGATTTCATGAAGCCTAAAGACGTTATGCCATTTCCGTCTTGTGTTTGAGCTGATATGAACCTGTTTTACAGAGGCTGGGGTGAGTTCCCAAAGAATTGCTTGTTTTCATGCAAAGCAAAGTATGTGTACAAAACAGTGCTGAGTTGTACTGATCTCCCTATTTCCCTATGTTTATACAACAAACATCACCACATTCCAGCAGCTTTCAGGCAGATTTTTCAGGTTTCATAGTAAGGATATCTATATGGAGATGGTTATTTATCTCCAGATACATGAtaaaacgtttttattttttgcatgttgatagcttatttaaaaaaaaggtgtAATTTCTTTCCTAGATGGCAGTAGGTATAAGGCCTATGATGCCCATTAGCAAGTTCTTATATGTACCAAACGTAATTCTACCATAAAATGAGTCCCATTCTCATTTTTCATGAAGTGAACTAGGTTCAGAACCACTAGTGCCTAAATTTTGATATTGCAGATCAAAGAAAATCCAGTAATCAACTGCATCACAAATATGCACAGAAAGATAACCACAGAAAATGGATAGATTTAAATCGTTACTTCACCCATACAaccatattttcttttctctctgtctCCCATGCTGTTTTACATCCTATGTTTAACTGAAATCCCTAAGATGGTCTTGCATTCCTCAGTGGAGCGTATGTCATCTTTAAATATTCTGTTTTCTGACAAAGGAGTCAAATGTTTTGGTCAGGTAGTTAGACAGTGATTAATAGGGCCCCTTGGATTTTTTTTGCTGGACCAGTCTGACCTTGGAATGCATTTCAGATGAGGAGACCCTATTTTCATTTGCCTGCAAAGCAGAAGAAATTCTGGTAagaaaggtaatttttttttaaatttatatttttatggaatactctacaggctacagctcacccacagTTAGTGCAGTTGCTGTTCAGACACTTTATTTGCATGCTTGCTCCTGGTGGGGCTATATGCTGTATGCACAGTACCTAGGTGCCTGCCCTATGACAGTGACTTAACATAGAGCAAAAATGGCATTAGAGCCCAGATGTGCAGACCTTCCGCCCAAGCGCCATCTAGCAAAGTAACCTGTAAGGCACCAAACAAGCAGTTCACCAGCAGTATGCATATATGACCACTAGAGGGTACAAAGGAAACATGAAATTGATGACAGTTCTGTAATTCTCCGGCTGCTCGCTAGATTTTTCAAGGTGGgcattagtaatgagcaaatctgtcccgttttgctttgtcataaaattcgcaaaacgcatttgttgcacgattttttatGTGGTCCGCATCTCTTTTGTCGCtcgcacttttttgacgcgcagcaaAAAAATTTACGCATGGTGAATTtctccactgcaaattttcactgaagtttctcgaaacaattcaccaacggTGAAATacgtaaattcgctgcgaatccatgctggTGAAAAAGATTTGATCATCACTAGTGGCCATAAATGAGCCGATTTCAGCTaatgattcgggtccttcagatcGATTTGCGAGTTTatttgccagtgtatgggcacctccgatggggaccacatcggcttgttaatGTTGTCCTTATTCCAACGGCCCATATATGCGCCATTTtcattcgatcatttggccctagctCTTTTTTGACAAATGGATCAGTTTTATAAATGCATGTAGTATAACTTGCATTATAATCTTTGGTGACTAATGAATGCATTCATGTAGCaagggttgccacttggccagTATTTCTCTTGtctagccagtaaaacaccagCTGAGGCTGGGGCTGGTGCTACAATTTTGTACTTGTCTAATGTTTCCCCCCAGCTCATACACTTAAGCCCTGATCTGCTCCAATCACTGCTCACATTTTAGGATTTTTACACCTTCCTTTCTGGACTCCGGCAACCCTTGTCAGTACCCCACTGCGCTCCATATAGCTCCTGAATCCCAAATCTATCAGCTTTCTCTTTAACTAGGCCCCTGACTCGCCAGCTAAAACTtctcaagatcatgtagaagtcaatggaataggtcccttccctttctcatgtcacaaaactttagaggtttcagattcttgatgctgttttttttggcatcaagtagaggttttggtgtgacAATTCTAAACTCTTCTAAAATCtcagtttctgtgactttttcttgCACAGAGTTttcatataatttttttagtaaatgtcagaaatgagtttagtcgaattttgaaattaaaaaattagaaataatagagttttagtaaatatgcccctaaatgttggtTGCTGACTTAATGCAAAAAAAGATTGTAGACCTACCTCAAATTGCCAATAGTGCATTAAAAGTTTTCAGTTTGTTGCTAACTCCAGTGGAAACAGCAACAAAACATACGTaccttccccccctcccccagttcTAACTATGTACTAAATATGTTACTACTATAATTATTAATAGGAATAACCTTTGTAATTCTCTGTCCCATGGCATAAACTGTTGTTATATAAAGTACAGATGGCTACATTATCGACTGTtctgtaacataataacatagcaAATGAAGTTGAAGAAGACATGCGTCCATCAAATTTAACCCTCTTGTCTAAGTGAAACCTCCCTGACTGCTGCTTTATATTCCACTTCATTAGACAGCAGGAGGCTGAGGATTTATATTTTGTCAGAGTTATGTTTTCTCTATGGTAACCCTTAGGGAAGTCAGGTAGCGTGGAGCTGCTTCACCATATCCCATTCAGCCATCTGTGACACAAAGAAAATATTAACTAAGCCAGTCTGTGTATGAAAGGCAGTTCAGAAAGTTGTACAGTGAGGTGGGAACATTGCTTTAAGTGTAGCAGAGCTTCCCCAAGACTTTCATTTAACTCCAACATTGGGCATCTGAgaatcaaagtccagatctacTGTCCTTTTCTGCAGGAACAACGTGGAAGGTAACATAAAAGGTCAGTCTGCCTTTTGAATGGTCACATGATCGGCATAACAGTTCTGAGCTGATTTTAAAATCCTGAATAATTTAACCGGTAAGGGTATCTACCACATCTAACTGCTTACTTACCTTGTACGGCTAAAATGTCAAGTATTTTAACCCATTGGGTTGTCTGTCAGTTTTACTGTGTATCTTGTTTGGCCTTTTTTGCATCTCCTGGAAAGCTCTTACAGATATAACCATAGATGCCTCTGTAAAATGATATTACCTGGTTTGCGTTGTGTCACTGGGTAATCTTTATCAGGATAATACTTTGTCCTCTTTTTGCTCTTTGTTCTGCCCATTAATCTTAAACTTTAATGCTTACTAACAGTAGATACTTCCTTAATCCCACATAGAAATTCTTTAGGAAAACATAGCAAAATGGTTCGAGAATTCAGCTTGACTACTCAACAGCAAGAGTTCTTGAAGGAAGCCTATGGGAAAGAGATTCAGGCAAAAGTCAACTGGTGCAGTAGGTATGGGAAGCGTTTGCAAGTACAGCAAAGGAAGCCCAAGTGCAAGCAAAGTTTTAAACTGCCAGCCATAGCTGACCAGAGCATCCTGCCTTCTGCTGAATTAAGCAAGAAGGAGCACTTTCATCATCCTGGGAGGGCTAAGGAAGCTGATGAAAAGGAATCCACCAACATGGCTGCTGAAATGAGACCAGCCAGTCCCTGTACACTTGGCCTTCTCTATTATGGTACATCCAGGGAAAAAGATGGGAGATATCGCTACCTACAAGCAAGGTATTGTATAAAGCCAGAAGATAAGTATTCCTTTCCAATAACAACCAACTCTACTTATGGGTGGAAACTGGGTAAGTATTGAATCCTGATTGTCTAATGTTTCTTTTTGAGTCATACTGACCTTAAGTTTAACAACATTGCTTATAATTGCCAGTGCTACCATGTGTTTGTCTCTAAAATATTTGTCAGTGTGTATATCATAGTTTTTAGCAAACGCATATTTCTCTGTTTCTTCCTAACTGACTATGCATGGGCCAGCTTTTGTGAAATCCAAATGATGTGGCCCTTGGCAAACTGTTTTGTCAGGGCAGATCCAGGTTTTAGGTTACAAAAGTTGCATTGGAGCCTGCCATTGTCCATGTATATAAGATTAGATTTAGTATAGTTTAAAATCATATGGCATTTCCCATTATTTGTTATATAGACAAATATGATTGAAAAATATCATCTGACATTGGTAGAGAAACCTCCAAATCTACCCAGAGCTCCCCATGTGCAGTTTCTGAGTGGAATAATATAGAGGAATTATATCTACCTGTCACTGCAAACACAGTGTAGGTATTGTTAGACAATGTTGACAAGTGCCTAAAAAATAACAGGCAGTCTCTCTTTTTCAGGAAACATTTATACCAGTCAGTACCCATTCTTTGGGCGCTACTGTGTTGTGACTGATACATTCTATCGGAAGAACGGTATCCCATTGGAGAGGAATCCTCTGGACATGGTCTTGTAGAATAAAATTGAATACCTTTTCTGGAAAGGCCATTAGCAATAAAATTCTCTGCAGATATTTTGTTGTAAAAAGATTTTATCTGGTTCACAGGAAAAATAATGAGTGTCGGTGTACTAGATGTGAAATCTATCCATATGTGGCATATCCAGCTAGTTAGCCTATTCATATCCCATTAGCTGTACTATAGTTGTGGCATTCTTCAAATCCATCAGAATCTCACATTCAGACTGGATTGTAGGAAGAGATACTAGCATCCatagacatgtttttttttacagtatcagCAAAGCCTTATAGCCGGCTGCGATAAATTCATAGGTTAAAAATGAAGTATGTTATTAAGTCGGGCTGAGTGTCAGTATTGACCCTCTTCTTAAAATGTGTCCAGTGGGATAGGGTGAATGagtaaaggtctccatacacgggccgattatagctgccgatctCGTTCCATTgggccaatttggcagcttatcggcccgtgtaggggcagaaacaatgggcctgcccgaccgatatctggcctgaaattggccagatatcgatcggccaggttaaaagattcagtcgggtcggggaccgcatcggctcattgatgaggtccctgaaccgactgccccattgccgccaatataatttgattgtttggccccagaattagcctacacgctccctgatatcgcccacccgtaggtggggatctcgggtgaagatctgctcgtttggcgatctCGCCAATCGAGTGAATCTtgacgtgtatggggacctttagagagaGATCTAAACCTCTATTGTACATAAATGGGCACTTTTTTCTCTGAGCACAGGTCACACTACATGTACCAGGAAGGTTAAGGCACACAGCTTTGTCATAGGGATGATGCCACACTCCTGGGGATCAGTACATTTTAGTTAGTCATAGCTCTCATAAAATATCATGTTCAGATTATCTCTGCTAGCATCCACACTTCTGCcccattaaaatatataacaacCAATAAGGCAGGTATCttagagaaggaaaggaaaaaactaagtaatgtattatgtaaatacaaccataagcactcacagaaatgctgccttgatcaaaagaaacacatgatttcttttcttcttttgtgtacacatgttcttcagtgagacttccttctctcagaaaaattcttcagggtaGGAGTCGGTTTCTtcttagtttgctcctctctccatCTCCCACTCCTTTCGCCTACTCCGATCCCATCAGAAttcaccccccctcccatcagaatttgctccccctcccaactgtgctgtgtaatctgagctactagcAGCTCCAGCTGCAGCACAGAATCTActaagactaagctaaaatggcagctactatcttagagaagcagagggagcttctagggctgtttttcAGGTATTGTATGtcacaaattatggaaagaccccttatccagaaatgccAGGTCTtcaacattctgaataataggtcccatacctgtacatacaacaGTATGGACAACATT contains:
- the atp6v1f gene encoding V-type proton ATPase subunit F, whose protein sequence is MAGGLARGKLIAVIGDEDTCTGFLLGGIGELNKNRKPNFLVVEKETSVTEIEETFRSFLNRDDIGIILINQFIAEMIRHAIDAHTVSIPAVLEIPSKEHPYDATKDSILRRAKGMFTAEDLR
- the atp6v1fnb gene encoding protein ATP6V1FNB isoform X1, with amino-acid sequence MKGSSESCTVRWEHCFKCSRASPRLSFNSNIGHLRIKVQIYCPFLQEQRGRNSLGKHSKMVREFSLTTQQQEFLKEAYGKEIQAKVNWCSRYGKRLQVQQRKPKCKQSFKLPAIADQSILPSAELSKKEHFHHPGRAKEADEKESTNMAAEMRPASPCTLGLLYYGTSREKDGRYRYLQARYCIKPEDKYSFPITTNSTYGWKLGNIYTSQYPFFGRYCVVTDTFYRKNGIPLERNPLDMVL
- the atp6v1fnb gene encoding protein ATP6V1FNB isoform X2, which translates into the protein MVREFSLTTQQQEFLKEAYGKEIQAKVNWCSRYGKRLQVQQRKPKCKQSFKLPAIADQSILPSAELSKKEHFHHPGRAKEADEKESTNMAAEMRPASPCTLGLLYYGTSREKDGRYRYLQARYCIKPEDKYSFPITTNSTYGWKLGNIYTSQYPFFGRYCVVTDTFYRKNGIPLERNPLDMVL